One Lacticaseibacillus rhamnosus genomic window carries:
- the purD gene encoding phosphoribosylamine--glycine ligase, whose product MKKVLVIGGGARESALALKFSQSPQVDHVYVAPGNPAMELLGVEPIGIKEKEVPALIKFAQTHQIDLTFVGPEVPLAAGIVDDFQAIGLPIFGVTQKLAQLESSKTFAKAFMHRHHLPTAASKTVHNAIEAHAEATLMGLPLVLKKDGLAAGKGVVIANDAATLDDTIEQFYAGHPDATVLLEEYLAGEEASVMALFNDQKRVILPLSQDHKRRHAADRGPNTGGMGAISPLPQFKPDQVQAAQSLVDATLAGMHQDGLNGHGVMYIGLIFTKEGPKILEYNMRFGDPETQVLLPQIENDFYQLVSDLLDGQQPTLKLNGLAYACFVAVNPDYPRANLKTVPVIVPTNWPIGTWLPAGVERTDNGWISDAGRIFSVVAGAATLPEAVAKAKHDLESIQGVLDYRTDIGFHALK is encoded by the coding sequence ATGAAAAAAGTCCTGGTTATCGGTGGGGGTGCGCGTGAAAGTGCCCTTGCTTTGAAATTTAGTCAGTCGCCACAAGTGGATCATGTCTACGTGGCGCCGGGCAATCCGGCGATGGAGCTGCTTGGTGTCGAGCCGATTGGTATTAAAGAAAAAGAGGTCCCGGCTTTAATCAAGTTCGCGCAAACGCATCAGATTGATTTGACGTTTGTCGGTCCTGAAGTGCCCTTGGCAGCAGGGATTGTTGATGATTTTCAAGCAATCGGGTTGCCGATCTTTGGCGTCACGCAAAAATTAGCTCAACTTGAATCAAGTAAAACGTTCGCCAAAGCGTTTATGCATCGCCATCATTTACCGACCGCGGCCAGCAAGACGGTTCACAATGCGATTGAAGCACATGCCGAAGCAACTTTGATGGGTTTACCGCTTGTTCTGAAAAAAGATGGCTTGGCCGCTGGTAAAGGTGTTGTCATTGCCAATGATGCAGCGACACTTGATGATACGATCGAACAGTTTTACGCCGGCCACCCGGATGCCACGGTTTTGCTTGAGGAATATCTCGCTGGCGAAGAAGCTTCCGTCATGGCACTTTTTAATGACCAAAAGCGCGTGATCTTGCCGTTGTCTCAGGATCACAAACGGCGCCACGCTGCTGATCGTGGACCTAACACAGGTGGAATGGGTGCGATTAGTCCGTTGCCACAATTTAAGCCCGATCAAGTCCAGGCGGCTCAGTCCTTGGTGGATGCCACATTGGCAGGTATGCACCAAGATGGTTTAAATGGACACGGGGTTATGTATATTGGGCTGATCTTCACTAAAGAAGGACCCAAGATTCTTGAATACAACATGCGTTTCGGTGACCCTGAAACTCAGGTATTATTGCCACAGATCGAAAATGACTTTTATCAGCTTGTGAGCGACTTGTTGGATGGCCAGCAGCCAACGCTGAAATTGAATGGCCTAGCCTATGCCTGCTTTGTCGCGGTGAATCCCGATTACCCGCGGGCAAACCTGAAAACCGTTCCCGTCATTGTGCCAACAAATTGGCCAATCGGTACTTGGTTGCCAGCAGGGGTAGAGCGAACCGACAATGGTTGGATCAGTGACGCCGGGAGAATTTTTTCGGTTGTTGCCGGGGCCGCTACCTTACCTGAGGCAGTTGCCAAAGCCAAGCATGACTTGGAAAGTATTCAAGGGGTGCTGGATTATCGGACCGACATCGGCTTTCATGCCTTGAAGTGA
- a CDS encoding heavy metal translocating P-type ATPase has product MNPSQKMKESANDKGQMQMSDHDQMHAGKMTDMSMDHEHMHQQTDMASMQMSHHDMGHMAMDHSGMDMHMDHGNMDHGGGHMMHMGNLKQKFWVSLIVMIPVLLLAQFMGMNIHLGVIELPIVFPGSDWVVLVLSSFLFFYGGWPFLTGAKAELQQRQPAMMTLIAMGITVAYGYSLYAFLMNNFIAPNGMVMDFFWELATLIVIMLLGHWIEMNAVMAAGNAVEKLAALLPNQAHVVHGDHVMDMPLSEVQVGARLRVLAGEQMPADGQVVSGNSSVNESLVTGEAKAIRKAEGDQVIGGSVNGDGVIEIKVTGTGESGYLSQVMKLVQSAQANKSKAEGMADKVAGWLFYAALAVGLLAFFLWLPSGAAVAFERMVTVFIIACPHALGLAIPLVIARSTSIGATNGLLIRNRQALETAKRAQFILMDKTGTLTEGKFTVAKTIAFTGHDQTQVLSVMAALENHSEHPLATGIKAAAKQQALNLPDAKNVQVLKGIGLEGEIDGQRYTIVNARYLKDHHLAYDEAQADQLAGAGNSLAFLIQDDQVLGMVAEGDQLKPSSKSFVAALKQQGITPVMLTGDNHETAKKVADQLGITDFQAELKPEDKVAQVEAYQKRGVVMMVGDGVNDAPSLAQADIGVAIGAGTDVAIDTADVVLVHSDPADILNFLSLAKATNRKMVQNLWWGAGYNILAIPLAAGILAPVGFILSPAVGAAIMSLSTIVVALNAMTLHLKRA; this is encoded by the coding sequence ATGAACCCTTCACAAAAAATGAAAGAATCAGCTAATGACAAAGGACAGATGCAAATGAGTGATCACGACCAGATGCATGCCGGGAAAATGACGGATATGTCAATGGATCACGAACATATGCATCAGCAAACGGATATGGCATCTATGCAAATGAGTCACCACGATATGGGCCATATGGCGATGGATCACAGTGGTATGGATATGCACATGGATCATGGCAATATGGATCATGGTGGTGGGCATATGATGCATATGGGCAATTTGAAGCAGAAGTTTTGGGTCAGCCTCATTGTCATGATCCCCGTGCTGTTATTGGCGCAGTTTATGGGCATGAATATTCATCTCGGGGTCATTGAATTGCCGATTGTCTTTCCGGGGTCTGATTGGGTCGTTCTTGTTTTGTCGTCTTTTCTGTTTTTCTATGGCGGCTGGCCGTTTTTGACCGGCGCAAAGGCAGAATTGCAACAGCGACAACCGGCGATGATGACGTTGATCGCGATGGGCATCACGGTGGCGTACGGTTATTCGCTTTATGCGTTTTTGATGAATAACTTTATTGCGCCTAATGGGATGGTCATGGACTTCTTTTGGGAATTGGCAACACTGATCGTGATCATGCTGCTTGGCCATTGGATCGAAATGAATGCCGTTATGGCTGCAGGTAACGCGGTTGAGAAGTTGGCGGCGTTGTTGCCGAATCAGGCACATGTGGTTCATGGTGATCACGTGATGGACATGCCATTATCAGAAGTCCAGGTTGGCGCGCGATTACGGGTATTAGCAGGTGAACAAATGCCGGCTGATGGCCAAGTTGTCAGTGGCAATAGCAGTGTCAACGAATCATTAGTGACTGGGGAAGCTAAAGCTATTCGCAAGGCTGAAGGTGACCAGGTGATTGGCGGTTCCGTCAATGGTGATGGCGTCATTGAAATCAAGGTCACCGGTACGGGCGAAAGCGGCTATCTGTCGCAAGTCATGAAGTTAGTTCAAAGTGCGCAAGCCAATAAAAGTAAAGCCGAGGGTATGGCAGATAAAGTGGCCGGCTGGCTTTTCTACGCCGCATTGGCAGTTGGGTTACTTGCTTTCTTCCTGTGGTTGCCAAGCGGGGCGGCAGTGGCGTTTGAACGAATGGTCACCGTCTTTATCATTGCTTGTCCCCATGCACTCGGGTTAGCAATTCCGCTGGTCATTGCACGCAGTACCAGTATTGGCGCAACGAATGGACTGCTAATTCGTAATCGCCAGGCACTTGAGACTGCGAAGCGGGCGCAGTTTATCTTGATGGACAAAACCGGAACGTTGACAGAAGGCAAATTCACCGTTGCCAAAACAATTGCCTTTACCGGTCACGATCAAACGCAGGTACTGTCTGTCATGGCTGCTTTGGAAAATCATTCCGAACACCCGCTGGCAACCGGGATTAAAGCTGCCGCCAAGCAACAGGCGTTAAACCTGCCGGATGCGAAAAACGTTCAAGTCTTAAAAGGCATCGGTCTGGAAGGCGAAATCGATGGCCAACGTTATACGATCGTCAATGCCCGGTATCTAAAAGATCATCACTTGGCTTATGATGAAGCGCAGGCTGATCAATTAGCAGGGGCCGGTAACTCACTGGCTTTTCTGATCCAGGATGATCAAGTTCTAGGGATGGTTGCAGAAGGCGATCAGCTGAAGCCGTCAAGCAAGTCGTTTGTCGCCGCGTTGAAGCAGCAAGGAATTACACCGGTCATGCTGACTGGTGATAACCACGAAACCGCCAAAAAAGTGGCCGATCAACTCGGCATCACTGATTTTCAAGCCGAATTAAAGCCTGAAGACAAAGTGGCGCAAGTCGAAGCTTATCAAAAACGTGGCGTTGTGATGATGGTCGGCGATGGCGTTAATGATGCTCCTAGTCTAGCGCAAGCGGATATCGGAGTCGCCATTGGTGCCGGAACCGATGTGGCCATTGATACTGCCGATGTTGTGTTGGTTCATAGTGATCCAGCCGATATTCTTAACTTCTTATCTTTGGCTAAAGCAACCAATCGTAAAATGGTTCAGAATCTTTGGTGGGGTGCCGGCTACAACATCCTGGCCATTCCACTGGCGGCAGGTATTTTAGCACCAGTTGGCTTCATTCTCAGCCCGGCTGTTGGTGCCGCGATTATGTCGTTATCAACCATAGTGGTGGCGTTAAATGCCATGACACTGCATTTGAAGCGCGCGTAA
- the purH gene encoding bifunctional phosphoribosylaminoimidazolecarboxamide formyltransferase/IMP cyclohydrolase: MKRALLSVSDKTGLVPFAKGLVERGFELISTGGTHRALAEAGVAVTGVEAVTGFPEMLDGRVKTLHPKIHAGILARRDDPAHMQALADHDIQPIDVVCVNLYPFAATIQRAGVTRAEAIEQIDIGGPSALRAAAKNSDSVWAVVDPADYADVLAGLDQNDADLRQRLAAKVFSVTAAYDAQIAHYLDPEPFPEQFTPTYHKRQDLRYGENSHQQAAFYVEPNPDPTSLAAAKQLHGKELSYNNIKDADAALAMLREFKQPAAVAVKHMNPCGIGLGDTLEAAWDKAYAADPMSIFGGIIALNRRVDLATAEKMHKLFLEIIMAPAFDDDAYEILAKKKNVRLLTINTADTPEELGTETTSIYGGLLIQTRDDKAETPADMTVVTEVKPTEAQLKALAFAQTVVKHVKSNAIVVAQADQTLGIGAGQMNRIGSVELALTQAQQNDNFAGAVMASDAFFPMDDCVDYAAKHDIKAIIQPGGSIRDKDSIAKANEYGIAMVTTGVRHFRH, translated from the coding sequence GTGAAGCGTGCATTATTAAGTGTCTCTGATAAAACTGGTTTGGTACCTTTTGCAAAAGGTCTGGTTGAACGCGGTTTTGAACTGATTTCAACCGGTGGTACCCATCGCGCACTGGCTGAAGCTGGGGTTGCGGTGACCGGCGTAGAAGCAGTAACCGGTTTTCCAGAAATGCTCGATGGTCGAGTTAAGACACTGCATCCTAAGATCCATGCCGGCATCTTGGCGCGGCGGGATGATCCTGCCCATATGCAGGCACTAGCAGATCATGATATTCAGCCAATTGATGTGGTTTGTGTCAATCTTTATCCGTTTGCCGCGACCATTCAGCGTGCGGGTGTGACGCGTGCCGAAGCGATTGAACAAATTGATATTGGTGGCCCGTCTGCGTTACGTGCGGCAGCTAAAAATAGTGACAGTGTCTGGGCCGTGGTTGATCCAGCAGATTATGCGGATGTTTTAGCCGGACTCGATCAAAATGATGCTGATTTGCGGCAACGGTTGGCAGCCAAAGTCTTCTCCGTCACTGCAGCTTACGATGCTCAAATCGCCCATTACTTAGATCCAGAGCCATTCCCAGAGCAATTCACGCCAACTTATCACAAACGGCAGGACTTGCGTTACGGGGAAAACAGCCATCAACAAGCTGCCTTTTATGTTGAGCCGAATCCTGATCCAACTAGTCTTGCCGCTGCTAAGCAATTACACGGTAAAGAGCTTTCTTATAACAATATCAAGGATGCGGATGCAGCATTGGCAATGTTGCGGGAATTCAAACAACCGGCAGCCGTGGCCGTTAAACATATGAACCCATGCGGCATTGGCTTGGGCGATACGCTTGAAGCCGCTTGGGACAAGGCATATGCCGCCGATCCGATGTCCATTTTTGGCGGCATCATTGCTTTGAATCGGCGGGTTGATCTTGCCACTGCCGAGAAAATGCATAAACTTTTCCTTGAGATCATCATGGCACCGGCATTTGATGATGATGCCTATGAGATTCTGGCGAAGAAGAAAAATGTGCGCTTATTGACGATTAATACTGCTGATACGCCAGAAGAATTGGGAACAGAAACGACTTCAATTTATGGTGGGTTGTTGATTCAAACACGTGACGACAAAGCTGAGACACCAGCCGATATGACAGTGGTAACGGAGGTCAAGCCGACTGAAGCTCAACTCAAGGCATTGGCATTTGCGCAGACGGTGGTCAAACATGTTAAGAGTAATGCGATTGTCGTGGCACAGGCTGATCAGACGTTAGGGATTGGCGCCGGTCAAATGAATCGGATTGGCTCGGTTGAATTGGCGTTAACCCAAGCGCAGCAAAACGACAACTTTGCCGGTGCGGTCATGGCCAGCGATGCCTTTTTCCCGATGGATGATTGCGTGGATTACGCGGCTAAACATGATATTAAGGCGATTATTCAACCGGGTGGCAGCATTCGGGATAAGGATTCAATTGCGAAGGCCAATGAATATGGCATTGCGATGGTGACAACAGGGGTTCGGCATTTCCGGCATTAA
- a CDS encoding sensor histidine kinase, which produces MRFRDYFKDHIWAIGGYILCVGLAAIIVWLDPQHRVKLATVWYAVLLVTLVASAFFIAHFVRIRQFAARLQARQNAEDAALDWPLPGGQSGLEQVVSDTYNKILTLHRQQITALLAQHQDQKDFIDSWVHEIKVPLAAVSLLAESFEGQVPDDKLDNLNLQLDQIEFYVEQVLYYSRLDSFSKDYLLHNTQLKPLINDVVANQRNGFINKRLSFKLNGDDQTVLTDNKWLRFILAQLISNAVKYTPEGGRIQATIRDTGKETQLMIIDNGIGIPKDEQHRVFEKGFTGSNGRLSNHKSTGLGLFLAEKLAEKLGHHLTLTSVINQGTTVTIHFPYVSYYNDAGQTVEHPKKALHQTTDTSDSSNQNE; this is translated from the coding sequence ATGCGTTTTCGCGATTATTTTAAAGACCATATTTGGGCGATTGGCGGCTATATTTTATGCGTCGGTTTAGCTGCCATCATCGTTTGGCTGGATCCGCAACACCGCGTTAAATTGGCAACGGTCTGGTATGCGGTCTTACTCGTCACGTTGGTTGCAAGTGCCTTCTTTATCGCCCATTTTGTCCGTATTCGCCAGTTTGCTGCTCGCTTGCAGGCGCGCCAGAATGCTGAAGATGCTGCTTTGGATTGGCCGCTACCAGGGGGTCAATCCGGACTGGAACAGGTTGTCTCGGATACTTACAACAAAATTCTGACCTTGCATCGGCAACAAATTACCGCGCTTTTGGCTCAACATCAAGACCAAAAAGATTTCATTGACTCGTGGGTACATGAAATTAAAGTACCGTTGGCCGCGGTTTCATTGCTTGCCGAAAGTTTTGAGGGCCAAGTTCCCGATGACAAGCTGGATAACCTCAATTTACAACTGGATCAAATCGAGTTTTATGTTGAGCAGGTCTTATACTATTCCCGACTTGACAGCTTTTCGAAAGATTACTTGCTGCATAATACGCAATTGAAACCGCTGATTAATGACGTTGTTGCCAATCAACGTAATGGCTTCATTAACAAACGTTTGTCATTTAAACTGAACGGCGATGACCAAACCGTCTTAACGGACAACAAATGGCTACGGTTTATTTTGGCACAGCTCATTTCCAATGCAGTCAAGTATACCCCAGAAGGTGGGCGCATCCAGGCAACCATTCGCGACACCGGCAAGGAAACCCAGCTGATGATCATCGACAACGGCATCGGCATCCCTAAAGACGAGCAACATCGCGTTTTTGAAAAAGGCTTTACCGGCAGCAATGGACGCCTGTCAAATCATAAATCGACTGGTTTGGGATTATTCTTAGCAGAAAAGTTGGCCGAAAAGTTAGGGCATCACTTAACGTTGACGTCCGTGATCAATCAAGGCACAACGGTCACCATTCATTTTCCATATGTCAGCTATTACAATGATGCTGGTCAAACCGTTGAACATCCCAAAAAGGCACTTCATCAAACAACAGATACATCTGATTCATCCAACCAAAATGAGTAG
- the nrdG gene encoding anaerobic ribonucleoside-triphosphate reductase activating protein yields MTTARLPQNPQPKEWLASELSQQRIADYKPFNFVDGEGVRCSLYVSGCRFACPGCYNRVAQNFRYGQPYTQELEDRIIADLGQSYVQGLTLLGGEPFLNTQVCIRLCRRIRQEFGHDKDIWSWSGYTYEELMQDSEDKLTLLSLIDILVDGRFLLAKKDLTLQFRGSSNQRIIDVPATQAAGEIKLWKNLIR; encoded by the coding sequence ATGACCACAGCTCGTTTACCGCAGAATCCGCAACCGAAAGAATGGCTTGCCAGTGAACTTTCACAACAACGAATTGCTGATTACAAGCCGTTTAATTTTGTTGATGGGGAAGGGGTTCGGTGTAGTTTATATGTCTCGGGCTGTCGCTTTGCCTGCCCGGGTTGTTACAATCGTGTTGCCCAGAATTTTCGGTATGGTCAGCCATACACTCAGGAACTGGAAGATCGGATTATTGCGGATCTGGGTCAGTCATATGTTCAAGGCTTGACCTTGCTAGGCGGCGAACCTTTCTTGAATACTCAGGTCTGCATTCGTCTTTGCCGCCGGATTCGCCAAGAGTTTGGGCATGATAAGGATATCTGGAGTTGGAGCGGTTACACTTACGAAGAACTCATGCAGGATTCCGAAGACAAGTTAACGTTACTGAGCCTCATCGATATATTGGTGGATGGGCGTTTCCTATTGGCAAAAAAAGACTTAACACTGCAATTTCGCGGCAGCTCCAACCAACGGATTATTGATGTACCGGCAACCCAGGCGGCGGGTGAGATCAAGCTTTGGAAAAACCTCATTCGATAA
- a CDS encoding CopY/TcrY family copper transport repressor: METPKVEISQSEWEVMRIIWTLGPLKSSTIAAILADKMAWKIATTKTFLGRLVKKGALVTEKQGREFLYHATVGEQASMDAAVAELFSHLCQMKIGTTVNHLVAQVTLSKKDIQAVQQTLAAKLPGAPTTVHCNCLPDGCKEAIDEER, translated from the coding sequence ATGGAAACACCGAAAGTTGAAATCTCCCAGTCGGAATGGGAAGTTATGCGAATTATTTGGACGCTTGGACCATTAAAAAGCAGCACCATTGCGGCGATTCTTGCTGATAAAATGGCGTGGAAGATAGCGACCACCAAGACCTTTTTGGGAAGACTCGTCAAAAAGGGTGCGCTGGTCACCGAAAAGCAAGGGCGCGAATTTTTATATCATGCAACAGTTGGTGAGCAAGCCTCAATGGATGCAGCCGTTGCGGAGTTATTTAGTCATCTTTGTCAAATGAAGATCGGTACGACCGTGAATCATTTGGTAGCGCAAGTGACGCTTTCCAAGAAAGATATTCAAGCAGTGCAGCAAACTTTGGCGGCTAAATTGCCTGGTGCACCGACAACGGTTCATTGTAACTGCTTACCAGACGGCTGCAAGGAGGCAATTGATGAAGAAAGATAA
- the purN gene encoding phosphoribosylglycinamide formyltransferase → MKSLAVFASGNGTNFEALANAAQAVDSHYQIAVLVCDQMQAPVIQKAAARHIPTLVVNFKDYANKAAAETYILSQLPPVDALILAGYMRIIGPTLLNAFPKRIINLHPALLPSFPGRQGIKDAFDYGVKVTGVTVHYVDAGIDTGEIIAQDPVRVSPGMTLAQLEAAIHHQEHQTFPATVKQLIEEGAI, encoded by the coding sequence ATGAAAAGTCTAGCTGTCTTTGCGTCCGGAAATGGCACAAATTTTGAAGCCTTGGCAAACGCCGCGCAGGCTGTAGACAGTCACTATCAAATTGCGGTCTTAGTCTGTGATCAAATGCAAGCACCGGTGATTCAAAAAGCGGCTGCTCGTCATATTCCGACTTTAGTTGTGAACTTTAAGGACTATGCGAATAAAGCGGCGGCCGAAACTTATATTTTAAGCCAGTTGCCGCCTGTAGATGCATTGATTTTAGCGGGTTATATGCGGATCATCGGGCCAACCTTGCTAAATGCTTTTCCCAAGCGAATTATCAATTTGCATCCCGCGCTGCTGCCTAGTTTTCCCGGACGGCAGGGCATTAAAGATGCGTTTGATTATGGCGTCAAAGTGACCGGCGTGACGGTTCATTACGTAGATGCCGGAATCGACACCGGCGAAATCATCGCACAGGATCCGGTCCGCGTAAGCCCGGGGATGACGCTGGCACAATTAGAAGCAGCCATTCACCATCAGGAACATCAAACTTTTCCCGCAACTGTCAAGCAACTCATTGAAGAAGGAGCGATTTAA